The Streptomyces sp. NBC_00459 DNA segment GTGTTGACCCATTCGATCTTCGAGAACATCACGTACTGCGGAATGATGAGGACGTAGATCGGCACCATGAGGGTCACCATCATCATGCCGAAGAAGAACGCACGTCCACGGAACTTCAGCCGCGCGAAGGCATAGGCGGCCATGGAGCAGCTGACCAGGTTGCCGAGCAGTGCCCCGAGCACGACGATCGCCGAGTTCAGGAGGTACAGGCCGAACGGGTGGGAGAGTGCGCTCCAGCCGTCGGCGTAGTGCCCGAAGTCGGTCGTGGTCGGCAGCAGTGAGGGATCGCGGAAGATCAGGGCGTCGGGCTTGATCGAGCTGGCGATCATCCACAGCAGCGGGTACACCATCACGAGCCCGAAGGCGATCAGCACGGCGTGCTTGAGTAGCGCGCGCATACGGGCCGCCCGCCTGCGGCGTTGTGCTACGGGCGACAGGACAGAGCCGGGCGAGGGAGCGGTTGCGGCCTGCATGGGTGTCATCTCACTTACCGTCACCGTAGAACACCCATCTCTTGCTGAAGTAGAAGTTGACGGCGGTCAGGGCGCCGACGATCACCACGAGCAGCCACGCCATGGCGGAGGCGTAGCCCATGTGGAGCCGGCCGAAGCCCTCGTCGTACAGGTACAGCGAGTAGAAAAGGGTCGAGTCCGAGGGCCCGCCCGTCCCGCCGCTGACGACGAACGCCTGGGTGAAGGACTGGAAGGAACTGATCACCTGGAGCACCAGGTTGAAGAAGATGATCGGGGTCAGCAGCGGCACCGTGACGTGCCGGAACTGGTGCCAGCGGCCGGCGCCGTCGAGCGCGGCGGCCTCGTAGTACTGCTCGGGGATCTGCCGCAGCCCCGCCAGGAAGATCACCATGGACGAGCCGAAGGTCCACACGTGCAGGACGACGAGGGAGTACAGGGCGGTGTCGGGGTTGGAGATCCAGCCGGGCCCCTGGACACCGAACAGTGCGAGGAACTTGTTCACCAGGCCGTCGATGCCGAAGACCTGCCGCCACAGGATGCCCACGGCGACCGA contains these protein-coding regions:
- a CDS encoding carbohydrate ABC transporter permease, which encodes MTVLRKPLSQAARKEERTAWVFLLPWFVGMAGITLGPMIASLYFSMTDYNLLSSPQWVGFENYGKMLDDPRLRQSLSVTFLYVVLSVPLLLAVALALAMVLNRGIRGLAFYRSVYYLPSLLGASVAVGILWRQVFGIDGLVNKFLALFGVQGPGWISNPDTALYSLVVLHVWTFGSSMVIFLAGLRQIPEQYYEAAALDGAGRWHQFRHVTVPLLTPIIFFNLVLQVISSFQSFTQAFVVSGGTGGPSDSTLFYSLYLYDEGFGRLHMGYASAMAWLLVVIVGALTAVNFYFSKRWVFYGDGK